In Mesotoga sp. UBA6090, the following proteins share a genomic window:
- the lipB gene encoding lipoyl(octanoyl) transferase LipB, with amino-acid sequence MENRSCFSIRLDGLTKYLDGLNLQNLAFEKVVSGKADCILILLEHKPVITVGKSGGRENLLVDERELERLGVELRNTNRGGNITYHGPGQVVAYPILNLGKWKKNLPWYVHSLEEVVIRVLGDYGIEAGRKPEYRGVWVEESKIAAVGIAVKRWFTMHGFALNVRVNKEHFRLINPCGIKDYTIASMDDFVADVDFHEIIESVERNFSLVFESKLIEVSREWLESGQSEGETRLA; translated from the coding sequence ATGGAAAATCGAAGTTGCTTCTCAATAAGACTGGACGGGCTCACAAAATACCTTGACGGGCTAAATCTGCAGAATCTAGCTTTTGAAAAGGTTGTGTCTGGGAAGGCCGATTGCATACTGATTCTCCTTGAACACAAACCAGTTATTACTGTTGGCAAATCGGGTGGAAGAGAGAATCTTCTTGTTGATGAACGCGAGCTCGAGCGTCTGGGCGTCGAACTTCGAAATACCAATAGGGGAGGAAACATAACTTATCATGGTCCGGGACAGGTAGTTGCATACCCCATTCTGAATCTTGGAAAATGGAAGAAGAATCTTCCATGGTACGTGCACTCTCTCGAAGAGGTAGTAATTAGAGTGCTGGGAGATTACGGGATTGAAGCGGGAAGGAAACCGGAATACAGAGGAGTCTGGGTGGAAGAAAGTAAGATTGCCGCAGTAGGTATTGCTGTCAAAAGATGGTTCACAATGCACGGATTTGCCCTGAACGTACGGGTAAACAAGGAACACTTCAGATTGATCAATCCCTGTGGTATAAAAGACTATACGATCGCTTCGATGGACGATTTTGTGGCCGACGTTGATTTCCATGAGATCATAGAGAGTGTGGAAAGGAATTTCTCTCTTGTCTTTGAAAGCAAACTGATAGAAGTTTCAAGAGAATGGCTGGAGAGTGGTCAAAGTGAAGGAGAAACCAGACTGGCTTAA
- a CDS encoding phytoene desaturase family protein, which yields MMEIFDAIIVGGGIAGMTSAAYIAKHGAKVLLLEKNEKCGGLINSFWRDGFLFDGGVRALESAGIILPMLRELGIEIERVKSPVSVGIEDSVIRVTSKESLKEYSDLLKKMYPGSEDEIERVVSFIKRIMKDMEILYGVDNPLFMDFKNNKSYFVKVYLPWLFKFLFTLRRIGKFQMPVEEFLEKIVQNRSLRDIIDQHFFKNTPTFFAMSYFYLYQDYFYPKGGVGTMAERVREKIIHFGGEVETGREVTEIHAGKKVIVDSNGRSYKYRKLVWAADLKKLYSILKTDGLPEVEVETINTFRSEISKKHGTDSIFSVFIAIDEPPEKFEAISSEHFFYTPSKKGLGETHRSEMKSMLENWSVNSKEEVMSWLDRFCELSTYEISIPVLKDKNLAPEGKTGVIVSTLFEYEIVKKAYESGWYGELKEELEKRIIKVLSDSVYPILKDGILFSFSSSPLSIESYAGSSEGSIVGWSFEEPIPVVASMMKINSSVKTKIPDVLQAGQWAYSPSGVPISILTGKLAADSVIKTMKND from the coding sequence ATGATGGAGATCTTTGACGCGATAATAGTTGGCGGTGGAATAGCCGGAATGACCAGTGCCGCATATATTGCAAAGCACGGAGCTAAAGTCCTCTTGTTGGAGAAGAACGAGAAATGTGGCGGCCTGATCAACTCCTTCTGGAGGGATGGCTTCCTCTTTGACGGTGGTGTAAGGGCGCTCGAAAGTGCGGGAATCATTCTTCCGATGCTAAGGGAGCTTGGGATTGAAATCGAAAGAGTCAAGAGTCCGGTATCTGTCGGGATTGAAGATAGTGTTATTCGTGTGACCTCGAAGGAAAGTTTGAAGGAGTACTCAGATCTCCTTAAAAAGATGTATCCTGGAAGCGAGGATGAGATCGAGAGAGTTGTTTCATTCATAAAGAGAATCATGAAGGACATGGAGATTCTCTACGGAGTCGATAATCCCCTTTTCATGGACTTCAAGAATAACAAGTCGTATTTTGTCAAAGTGTACCTGCCCTGGCTGTTCAAGTTCCTTTTCACTCTCCGAAGAATAGGGAAATTCCAGATGCCGGTCGAGGAATTTCTCGAGAAGATTGTCCAAAACAGGTCTTTGAGAGATATCATTGATCAGCATTTCTTCAAGAACACTCCCACTTTTTTCGCCATGAGTTATTTCTACCTTTATCAGGATTACTTCTACCCGAAGGGCGGAGTTGGAACTATGGCTGAACGCGTAAGAGAAAAAATAATCCATTTTGGCGGGGAAGTCGAGACGGGTAGGGAAGTGACCGAGATCCATGCCGGAAAAAAAGTAATCGTGGATAGCAATGGAAGATCCTATAAGTACAGGAAACTCGTGTGGGCTGCCGACCTAAAGAAGCTCTACTCCATTCTGAAAACAGATGGACTGCCTGAAGTCGAAGTGGAAACGATCAACACGTTTAGATCCGAGATATCGAAGAAACACGGGACCGATTCTATCTTCAGCGTCTTCATCGCGATTGATGAACCGCCCGAAAAATTCGAAGCGATCTCGAGCGAGCACTTTTTCTATACCCCTTCAAAGAAGGGGCTTGGCGAGACTCATCGCAGCGAAATGAAGTCTATGCTTGAGAACTGGTCGGTCAATTCAAAAGAAGAAGTCATGAGCTGGCTGGACAGGTTCTGTGAACTGAGCACCTACGAGATTTCGATCCCAGTTCTCAAGGACAAAAACCTAGCCCCTGAAGGAAAGACCGGCGTGATAGTAAGCACTCTATTCGAATACGAGATAGTGAAAAAAGCGTATGAATCCGGCTGGTACGGCGAGCTGAAAGAAGAGCTCGAAAAGAGAATAATCAAAGTCCTCTCAGACTCAGTGTACCCGATTTTGAAAGACGGGATTCTCTTTTCATTCTCCAGCAGCCCTCTTTCAATAGAGAGTTACGCCGGCAGCTCGGAAGGCTCGATCGTAGGATGGTCTTTCGAGGAGCCGATACCAGTGGTAGCCAGTATGATGAAGATAAACAGCTCGGTCAAAACGAAGATACCGGATGTTCTTCAGGCCGGCCAGTGGGCTTACAGCCCTTCCGGTGTACCGATAAGCATACTTACGGGAAAGCTGGCGGCCGATTCCGTTATAAAGACCATGAAGAACGATTGA
- the lipA gene encoding lipoyl synthase, with product MKEKPDWLKKKLNADRSKLSEIKVMLRSLRLHTVCEEARCPNIGECFASRTATFMILGDICTRNCRFCAVSKGIPGSPDPKEPENISNAVHVLQLRHVVITSVTRDDLDDGGASHFVNVVRELRKNCPDTTIELLIPDLNGNWKALEKIVREHPDVLNHNVETVPSLYANVRPGATYERSIGLLRRVKEIDSSIITKSGIMVGLGEGEDEVESVIEDLLGAGCSMLTIGQYLQPSLNHLPVVEYITPEQFEGYKIFALERGFSFVASSPLVRSSYHAALGFSSLR from the coding sequence GTGAAGGAGAAACCAGACTGGCTTAAGAAAAAGCTCAATGCCGACCGGAGTAAGCTGAGCGAAATAAAGGTCATGTTGCGAAGCCTGCGTCTTCATACCGTGTGTGAAGAAGCGAGATGCCCAAATATCGGCGAGTGTTTTGCATCTAGAACCGCCACATTCATGATACTTGGAGATATCTGTACAAGAAACTGTCGATTCTGTGCAGTCTCAAAGGGAATACCGGGCTCTCCAGATCCAAAGGAGCCGGAGAACATTTCTAACGCCGTTCATGTTCTCCAATTGAGACATGTTGTAATCACCTCGGTTACCAGGGACGATCTGGACGATGGTGGCGCTTCTCATTTTGTTAATGTCGTCCGTGAATTGAGAAAGAACTGTCCAGATACGACAATCGAGCTGCTGATCCCTGACCTAAATGGTAACTGGAAGGCTCTCGAAAAAATCGTCAGAGAGCATCCGGACGTGCTGAATCACAATGTGGAGACCGTACCTTCTCTGTACGCCAATGTGAGACCCGGAGCAACGTACGAGCGTTCTATCGGTCTCTTGCGGAGAGTGAAGGAAATTGACTCTTCGATAATTACGAAGTCTGGAATAATGGTGGGCCTTGGTGAGGGCGAAGACGAGGTTGAGTCCGTCATAGAGGACCTGCTTGGTGCAGGATGCAGCATGTTGACTATTGGTCAGTATCTGCAGCCATCTCTTAACCACCTTCCGGTAGTGGAGTACATTACGCCGGAGCAGTTTGAAGGTTACAAGATCTTCGCTTTGGAGAGAGGCTTCTCGTTCGTCGCATCGAGTCCTCTCGTTCGTAGCTCCTATCATGCCGCTCTTGGCTTCTCAAGTTTGCGCTAG
- a CDS encoding nuclear transport factor 2 family protein → MEAFCIESADQIRELWSKTYNTEGRPDWSHILPYYDENILFKDTIQEIRGIEEFKKMTERLAERSKELKMAVLRVVKEDKVVFVEWEMTILFKKTRTSVIYGTSRLSLSEEGKIIEQRDYYDLWGDIFDNIPSFRKPYRRFMRKHFG, encoded by the coding sequence ATGGAAGCTTTTTGTATAGAGAGTGCCGATCAAATTCGAGAACTATGGTCAAAGACTTACAACACAGAAGGGAGACCCGACTGGTCTCACATTCTTCCTTACTACGACGAAAACATTCTCTTCAAAGACACTATCCAGGAAATCCGGGGGATCGAAGAATTCAAGAAAATGACAGAAAGGCTTGCCGAGAGATCTAAAGAGCTGAAGATGGCGGTTCTTAGAGTCGTTAAGGAAGATAAAGTAGTCTTTGTCGAATGGGAAATGACGATACTCTTCAAAAAGACGAGGACTTCAGTAATTTATGGTACGAGCCGTCTCTCTCTTAGCGAAGAGGGAAAGATAATCGAGCAGAGAGATTACTATGACCTTTGGGGCGATATCTTCGACAACATTCCCTCATTCAGAAAGCCTTACAGGCGTTTCATGAGAAAACACTTCGGATAG
- a CDS encoding 5'-nucleotidase C-terminal domain-containing protein: MRNKIILIATLLICVLSFAGPKDIAASPYSAAIEKLFAAGIVEAEDDLFSPTEALSRADAAEWIVKTFKLSTIHPMKLEEEVEKKFVYTDPLGVIDEAFVVPSAKDTVDIEGEEYIEGLIKVRAEEIVDGLYRPFEAVTGAEFALAVAKVLFGVDEPIDYSAKLSQLVYVPAELLSMERPLRREEAAQILSNFVDNPDFKIITMLATADIHGHIEPYLPSGAKYPVGAMEKMAYYVKTERAIQPNLLLLDVGDAPYNTNVANLFEGEPVIKIMNMMGYDAMVLGNHDFDFPFNVMERNSKLANFPFLSANTLYLGESPYFLEPYIIKEVDGIKIAIVGLTDDSSAWYTHPRNVAGITFEEQYSAAKRLLDEVSPQADLLVALAHLHGGNRVLPTKVPGYDLIFEGGRDVVAFPEKINGSWVISSGKHAELISKTNLNIYNGEVIGINFAHVFMSQNLQQDEEVVEVVQSYVSQLDEKLGTVIGKTEVDLDGERGTVRLKESNLANAIADSLREMTGTDFAIQNGGGVRASIPAGDITIKDVYTVLPFDNLVVAVRGTGKQIWDILEHGISAYPAAAGQFLQVSGLEYTFDAAKPPYERLISVTSNGVPLDPEKTYTLTANDFLTGGGDKFIMFLEMEKFIETKSFLRDAFAEYVERHGTIAPVNEGRITIINPAN; encoded by the coding sequence TTGAGGAACAAAATCATCCTGATTGCAACGTTACTGATCTGTGTGTTGTCTTTTGCCGGACCCAAAGACATTGCGGCTAGCCCATATTCGGCCGCTATTGAAAAGCTATTTGCCGCGGGGATAGTTGAGGCAGAGGACGATCTCTTCAGTCCGACAGAAGCGCTTTCGAGAGCCGACGCTGCCGAGTGGATAGTCAAGACATTCAAATTGTCGACAATCCATCCCATGAAGCTTGAAGAAGAGGTCGAGAAGAAGTTCGTCTACACGGACCCGCTTGGTGTTATCGATGAGGCTTTCGTTGTTCCGTCTGCGAAGGATACTGTCGATATCGAAGGAGAGGAATACATCGAGGGTCTTATCAAGGTACGAGCCGAAGAGATTGTCGATGGCCTTTACAGACCGTTCGAAGCAGTAACGGGCGCCGAATTCGCGCTCGCAGTAGCCAAGGTTCTATTTGGAGTTGATGAGCCGATAGACTATTCGGCAAAGCTTTCACAACTTGTCTACGTGCCTGCCGAATTACTCTCTATGGAAAGACCGTTGAGGCGAGAAGAAGCTGCACAGATTCTTTCGAACTTCGTAGACAATCCAGATTTCAAGATAATCACAATGCTCGCAACCGCCGATATACACGGGCACATAGAGCCTTACTTACCAAGCGGGGCGAAGTACCCAGTAGGCGCGATGGAAAAAATGGCCTACTACGTTAAGACAGAACGAGCAATTCAGCCTAATCTTCTGCTTCTGGACGTTGGAGACGCTCCTTACAACACCAACGTCGCCAACCTTTTCGAAGGAGAGCCGGTAATTAAGATCATGAACATGATGGGTTACGATGCCATGGTACTGGGCAATCACGACTTCGATTTCCCATTCAACGTGATGGAAAGAAACAGCAAACTTGCAAATTTCCCATTCCTTAGCGCAAACACTCTGTACCTGGGAGAATCGCCGTACTTCCTTGAGCCATACATAATAAAAGAAGTCGACGGGATAAAGATAGCCATCGTTGGGCTTACTGACGACAGCAGCGCCTGGTACACCCATCCAAGGAACGTAGCGGGAATTACCTTCGAAGAACAGTATTCTGCCGCAAAGAGACTCCTGGATGAAGTGTCTCCACAGGCAGATTTGTTGGTCGCCCTCGCCCATCTGCACGGTGGAAATAGAGTGCTTCCAACGAAGGTCCCCGGCTACGATCTTATATTCGAAGGAGGAAGGGACGTTGTCGCCTTCCCAGAAAAGATTAACGGTAGTTGGGTGATCTCTTCAGGAAAACATGCTGAGCTGATTTCAAAGACGAATCTAAACATTTACAACGGCGAAGTAATAGGTATCAACTTCGCCCACGTATTCATGAGTCAGAACCTTCAGCAGGACGAAGAAGTAGTAGAAGTGGTACAAAGTTATGTCTCTCAACTTGACGAAAAGCTCGGTACGGTGATTGGAAAGACCGAGGTTGATCTCGATGGAGAAAGGGGCACGGTAAGGCTGAAGGAGTCCAACCTTGCCAACGCGATTGCCGATAGCCTTAGAGAGATGACCGGAACTGACTTCGCCATACAGAACGGCGGAGGAGTCCGAGCCAGTATTCCGGCCGGAGACATAACTATAAAGGACGTTTACACTGTTCTTCCATTCGATAATCTAGTAGTTGCAGTAAGGGGCACCGGAAAACAGATTTGGGACATCCTTGAACATGGTATTTCGGCCTACCCGGCAGCGGCAGGCCAATTCCTGCAGGTGTCGGGTCTCGAATACACCTTCGACGCAGCTAAGCCTCCATATGAGCGCTTGATATCCGTTACATCGAACGGTGTTCCGCTAGATCCCGAAAAGACTTACACACTCACCGCCAACGACTTCCTCACGGGCGGGGGAGACAAGTTTATCATGTTCCTGGAAATGGAGAAGTTCATTGAAACAAAGTCCTTCCTCAGAGATGCATTTGCAGAATACGTCGAAAGACACGGAACAATCGCTCCAGTCAACGAGGGAAGAATAACGATTATCAACCCGGCCAATTAA
- a CDS encoding SDR family NAD(P)-dependent oxidoreductase: protein MERGENTIRKYWKQYKWSNIRAMMKNNKSDPKICNDDFEDRLMVITGGTSGIGYYTCRKYASHGAKIFSINRNREKSERLCDELKRDFGVQCSYMIADFSSLNDSLRVGEELSAMGDTIDVLIHNAGVYLKRKELTKEGLETTFVVNYLSSFVINYLIKEKMKAQGKGRIIMVNSEGHRFAVWGIETEDLNWQKRRYSGLKAYGSAKTCQLLSMLILDQYFEGSGVTINAMHPGAVKTSTGKENGAFYKWYKRNVVDRFSRSPEISAEALFYLGASRDLQDIGGRFFNLTTEEIPAPPALDMETANELWQVSLRMGGLNDGDL from the coding sequence ATGGAGAGAGGCGAGAACACCATCCGCAAATACTGGAAACAATACAAATGGTCAAACATCCGCGCGATGATGAAGAACAACAAGTCCGATCCAAAGATTTGCAATGATGATTTCGAGGATCGCCTAATGGTTATCACCGGAGGCACATCGGGTATTGGATACTACACATGCAGGAAGTATGCAAGCCATGGGGCGAAGATTTTTTCCATAAACAGAAACAGGGAGAAATCGGAAAGGCTTTGCGACGAACTCAAACGTGACTTCGGTGTCCAGTGTTCATATATGATAGCCGACTTCAGCAGTCTAAACGATAGCCTGAGAGTCGGTGAAGAGCTCTCGGCGATGGGAGATACAATAGATGTCTTAATACACAACGCGGGAGTCTATCTGAAGCGCAAAGAGCTAACAAAGGAAGGCTTAGAAACGACGTTCGTTGTCAATTATCTCTCCTCGTTCGTCATCAACTATCTGATAAAAGAGAAGATGAAAGCTCAAGGAAAGGGACGCATTATTATGGTGAACTCGGAAGGTCATCGCTTCGCCGTCTGGGGAATAGAAACGGAGGACCTTAACTGGCAGAAGAGACGCTACAGTGGCCTTAAGGCCTACGGTTCCGCAAAGACTTGCCAGCTGCTTAGTATGCTTATTCTCGATCAATACTTCGAAGGAAGCGGCGTCACAATCAACGCAATGCACCCCGGTGCAGTCAAGACGAGTACGGGAAAGGAAAATGGGGCGTTCTACAAATGGTATAAGAGAAATGTTGTCGACAGATTCTCACGCTCCCCGGAAATCTCGGCAGAAGCCCTTTTCTATTTGGGTGCTTCCCGCGATCTCCAGGATATCGGTGGAAGGTTCTTCAACCTAACCACGGAAGAGATTCCGGCCCCTCCCGCACTCGACATGGAAACAGCTAATGAACTCTGGCAGGTAAGCCTGCGAATGGGGGGACTCAATGATGGAGATCTTTGA
- a CDS encoding SGNH/GDSL hydrolase family protein produces MNTVVCIGDSITYGRVGVSYFEMLKSEFGGKLEFINSGINGNLSYDVLKRIEKVTTMKPDIAILLVGTNDVWATYSEKTMKAYIRKNRLPERPSIESYARNLGEILQRLKTASIAHIGVMSLPLITEDPEHILFKKSVEYSELIKKITSQMDLCYIDLNERQRDYLTKNNKSSSSGLGVSWEFTLRMIFKHIILRKSWDALSQENGFLLTVDHVHQNNTGAALIKDCASEFLKKLSPPDS; encoded by the coding sequence ATGAATACTGTTGTCTGTATTGGAGATAGTATCACCTATGGCCGCGTGGGTGTGAGTTACTTCGAGATGCTGAAAAGCGAATTCGGGGGAAAGCTTGAGTTTATCAATAGTGGAATAAACGGAAATCTTTCTTACGACGTTCTCAAGAGAATCGAGAAAGTGACCACCATGAAGCCAGATATTGCTATTCTCCTGGTAGGAACAAACGACGTGTGGGCGACCTACTCAGAGAAGACCATGAAAGCCTATATCAGAAAGAATAGACTACCCGAGAGACCTTCAATAGAGAGCTACGCCAGAAACCTCGGTGAAATCCTGCAAAGGCTTAAGACCGCTTCCATTGCTCATATAGGAGTGATGTCGCTGCCTTTGATCACAGAAGATCCCGAACATATCCTCTTCAAGAAAAGCGTGGAATACTCTGAACTGATTAAGAAGATAACTTCGCAGATGGACTTGTGCTATATAGATCTCAATGAACGTCAACGTGATTATCTGACAAAGAATAACAAAAGTTCTTCATCAGGACTGGGAGTCTCCTGGGAATTCACATTAAGGATGATTTTCAAACATATCATATTGAGAAAGAGCTGGGACGCACTATCGCAGGAAAATGGATTTCTGTTGACGGTAGATCATGTTCATCAAAACAACACGGGAGCAGCCTTGATCAAAGATTGTGCGTCTGAGTTCTTGAAAAAGCTTTCACCTCCAGATAGCTGA
- a CDS encoding NUDIX domain-containing protein, producing the protein MNISSLIPDNSEKGTGLILENRGLYLFQVSGRKHRTESGERFFAGIGGHCEEGEGFIQAAKREAVEETGKAVEIIHSARTDIVQSDGSVVDTIELPSPAPRMIYKMLDRRKNLPEKGPYFIACFNAHFIDDTPFKLDPEEVSALIAISKELLCESLERKIGLEDIISPGGKVVAGSLKAGIMLFPLGTAVALANLLKRGKEPSEVDHDE; encoded by the coding sequence ATGAACATCAGCAGTTTGATTCCAGATAATTCCGAAAAGGGTACTGGACTGATTCTAGAAAACCGGGGCCTCTACCTCTTTCAGGTTTCTGGAAGGAAGCATCGAACAGAGTCCGGAGAAAGGTTCTTCGCCGGAATCGGTGGACACTGTGAAGAAGGCGAGGGGTTCATCCAGGCAGCAAAACGCGAAGCAGTTGAAGAGACTGGAAAGGCCGTTGAAATAATTCATTCAGCGAGGACAGATATAGTTCAGTCAGACGGAAGCGTTGTCGATACCATTGAGCTTCCATCCCCAGCCCCCAGAATGATATACAAAATGCTTGATCGACGAAAGAACTTGCCAGAGAAAGGACCGTACTTCATCGCCTGCTTTAATGCGCATTTCATAGATGATACTCCCTTCAAACTCGACCCCGAGGAGGTAAGCGCTTTGATTGCCATATCTAAAGAATTGCTTTGCGAAAGTCTTGAGCGCAAGATAGGACTTGAAGATATAATCTCGCCAGGGGGAAAAGTCGTCGCCGGTTCTCTGAAAGCCGGGATCATGCTCTTTCCCCTCGGAACGGCAGTAGCTCTAGCGAATCTCTTGAAAAGAGGCAAAGAACCTTCGGAGGTTGATCATGACGAGTGA
- a CDS encoding penicillin acylase family protein translates to MRKQPASWMFAISIFVLAAIFPARLSGNQIDVIRDYWGIAHIYADNDLELFFGAGYATAEDRMFQMGLSRRKVAGTLSKIYGKNLLESDKLMRTLGLYRHAQELPDVQNPFSGLVASASHLSVGDWYPHSLTIGTGGTGHNPRSMRLYELLDDQNDFTFESFSEIHQDNVSAIARDFLSLARILSEKNLLSQNSTRILKALSDWDYRLLENSRAADVAETIVQVMHRSLRPNTVTALLASKYGGGHAGNIFLLRYALEEFERTQKLPDEEELAVWVNQVLEASAGSLRETVSQVREAVMVYQTNLEGLPSIYPDANRNMPDLVTTSGNTIWSQLGNSYTQIADLSNIDSSRAFLPPGVSEVPRSPHFFDQVELWAAGETRPAPLSREEVMKYAELIETLPSPIKKTMRQSGSD, encoded by the coding sequence ATGAGGAAGCAACCCGCGTCGTGGATGTTTGCAATCTCTATCTTCGTGCTTGCTGCAATTTTTCCTGCCCGGTTGTCTGGCAATCAGATAGATGTAATCCGGGATTACTGGGGAATAGCCCACATCTATGCGGACAATGACTTGGAACTCTTTTTCGGGGCAGGATATGCCACAGCTGAGGACCGTATGTTTCAAATGGGACTTTCAAGGAGAAAAGTTGCCGGGACGCTATCCAAGATTTACGGCAAGAACTTGCTGGAGTCTGATAAGCTCATGCGTACACTCGGACTCTACAGACACGCGCAGGAGCTTCCTGATGTTCAGAATCCTTTTTCGGGATTAGTTGCCAGTGCAAGTCATTTGTCCGTCGGAGACTGGTACCCGCATTCTCTGACTATAGGAACCGGAGGAACCGGCCATAACCCAAGAAGCATGAGGCTTTACGAGCTCCTGGATGATCAGAACGACTTCACTTTTGAGAGCTTTTCGGAGATTCATCAAGACAATGTCTCGGCAATTGCCAGAGATTTTCTGTCTCTCGCACGTATTTTGTCTGAGAAGAACCTTCTGTCACAGAATTCAACGAGGATTCTGAAAGCCCTAAGTGATTGGGACTATCGCCTTTTGGAGAACAGCAGAGCGGCCGATGTTGCCGAGACTATAGTACAAGTAATGCATCGCAGTCTGCGGCCCAATACGGTCACGGCTCTTCTTGCATCGAAATACGGCGGGGGCCATGCCGGCAATATCTTCCTCCTTCGGTATGCCCTAGAAGAGTTTGAGAGAACTCAGAAGTTGCCGGACGAGGAGGAATTGGCAGTCTGGGTCAACCAGGTACTCGAGGCTTCGGCCGGCAGTCTTCGGGAAACTGTTTCTCAAGTCAGAGAAGCAGTGATGGTTTATCAGACTAATCTTGAAGGCCTCCCCTCGATTTACCCCGATGCGAATCGAAATATGCCCGATCTCGTAACCACCTCGGGAAATACCATCTGGTCGCAACTGGGGAATTCTTACACTCAGATCGCCGACCTTTCGAACATAGATAGCTCCAGAGCATTTCTGCCACCAGGAGTTTCAGAAGTCCCACGTAGCCCTCATTTCTTCGATCAGGTCGAATTATGGGCCGCTGGAGAGACCAGACCCGCTCCTCTGAGCCGAGAAGAAGTCATGAAGTATGCAGAATTGATTGAAACACTCCCTTCGCCAATCAAAAAGACTATGCGTCAATCAGGGTCCGATTGA
- the pepV gene encoding dipeptidase PepV, with amino-acid sequence MKKLIEDYFEQNKGLMIRDIMRLVRIRSDKEEAKEGKPFGDGPVEVLAEALEMASEMGFRTKNYDNYVGAVDFNELDNKLDILAHLDVVPGGDGWTVTEPFNPVVKDGRLYGRGTIDDKGPAVAALYAMKAVKDMSIPLKAGVRLILGTDEECGSSDIRYYYGIEEEAPMTFSPDASFPVVNIEKGGLQGKFESRFEESTESPRVVSFKAGIKSNVIPGEATAVVEGIDPEVIRDCCDAVTKISAISFNLSTEGKKTTIKARGLQGHASTPDKGKNALTGLLEVISRLPASQSTGFERLRALNSVFPHGDWLGEAAGVAMSDELSGKLTISLNMMEYDGSSLNGTFDCRAPLCATKENLLDVIKAKLADSGIDLQNDDIKPPHHVPCDSEFVKTLLRSYESYTGKKGYCISMGGGTYVHRLKNGVAFGCIMPGSENNMHGPDEFAVIEDLLTSAKIFTQAIIELCG; translated from the coding sequence ATGAAGAAACTGATTGAAGACTACTTCGAACAGAACAAGGGACTCATGATAAGAGATATCATGAGACTGGTAAGGATAAGGAGCGACAAGGAAGAGGCGAAAGAGGGCAAGCCATTTGGCGACGGACCGGTTGAAGTGCTGGCCGAGGCCCTTGAGATGGCATCTGAAATGGGATTTAGGACCAAGAACTACGACAACTATGTCGGTGCAGTTGACTTCAATGAATTGGATAACAAGCTGGACATCCTGGCTCATCTCGATGTGGTACCGGGAGGAGACGGTTGGACGGTCACAGAACCCTTCAATCCCGTAGTAAAGGATGGAAGGCTCTACGGTCGAGGAACGATAGACGACAAGGGCCCCGCCGTGGCCGCTCTTTACGCCATGAAAGCTGTCAAGGATATGAGTATTCCTCTGAAGGCCGGTGTAAGGCTGATACTTGGAACCGATGAGGAGTGTGGATCATCAGATATAAGATACTATTACGGGATAGAAGAGGAAGCTCCAATGACCTTCTCACCGGACGCCAGTTTCCCGGTTGTGAACATAGAAAAGGGAGGTCTCCAGGGAAAGTTCGAATCCAGGTTTGAAGAGTCAACCGAGTCTCCCCGGGTGGTAAGCTTCAAGGCCGGGATCAAAAGCAATGTGATTCCCGGTGAAGCGACTGCCGTTGTAGAGGGGATCGATCCCGAAGTGATTCGCGATTGCTGCGATGCCGTCACCAAAATCAGCGCCATCTCTTTCAACTTATCCACCGAGGGGAAAAAGACTACAATCAAGGCTAGAGGGCTTCAGGGCCATGCCTCGACTCCAGATAAAGGGAAAAATGCTTTGACAGGTTTGCTGGAAGTCATCTCAAGGCTCCCGGCTTCTCAAAGTACAGGCTTTGAGAGGCTGCGAGCTCTAAACTCGGTATTTCCTCATGGAGACTGGCTCGGTGAGGCTGCTGGCGTTGCGATGAGCGATGAACTTTCCGGCAAGCTTACAATAAGCCTCAATATGATGGAGTACGATGGTTCAAGCCTCAACGGGACATTCGATTGCAGGGCTCCTTTATGCGCAACGAAAGAGAACCTCCTTGATGTAATTAAGGCCAAACTGGCTGACAGTGGTATAGATCTGCAAAACGATGACATAAAACCTCCTCATCACGTACCCTGTGACTCCGAGTTCGTCAAGACACTTCTGAGATCTTACGAAAGCTACACCGGAAAAAAGGGATACTGCATCTCGATGGGAGGGGGAACGTATGTACATCGACTGAAGAACGGCGTGGCATTTGGTTGCATTATGCCCGGGAGCGAAAACAATATGCACGGCCCCGATGAATTTGCTGTCATTGAAGATCTCTTGACCAGCGCAAAGATTTTCACACAGGCAATCATAGAGCTTTGCGGGTGA